In the genome of Salinigranum halophilum, the window CCAGTCGAGGAGCGTCGGACGCAGCCGCCGCCGGAGGGCCGCGAACGACGCATCGGGCGTCGGCAGCGCCGACGACGGCCGCGCAATCGTCGCCGGTGGCGGGCGAACGGCCGGGCGAGCCGCGATGACGCCGGCGACCCCGCCGAGGAAGACGATGAAGGCGCTCGTCGGGGCGAGCAGGCGGACGGCTTCCGGTGAGACGGCAATCGAGAGCGAGGTGGGTGCCCCCGCGAAGACGGCGGTGTTGATGACCACCCGGACGAGGACGAGTCCGAGCGCGTAGCCGAACGCGACGCCGATACCCGTGAGCAAGAGAGCGCGGACGCCGAAGATGGCGTACACCGACTGTGGCGAGGCGCCGGTCGACCGCACGACGGCGATGGTGTCGCGGCGGTCTTCGACGATGACACGCGTCACGCTGAACGTCGTCACCGCGACGAGGACGCCCCCGGCGAGACTCGCGAGAAGCAATACGTCGACGAGTTGGCGCGTGCCGAGCAGGAAGAACACGAGCACCGAGAGGAGCGGGACGGACCCGTCGGTGGGAACGAGCCCCGGACTCGTCGGCGAGAGGACGAACGCCCCCGTCGGGCCGATGGTCTCGACAGTCGACGCGCTGGTCACGTACCATCCGTCGGGGACGAGCTCGCCCGCCGGTCGCGGCGCGAGCGTGACCTGCTGTGACCCACTCGTCGTGTCGACCCGCTCGTCGAGTGTCCGCACCTGCGTGGTCGACGCGAGGACACCATCCTGGCCGCTCGGGACGACGAACGTCTGTCCGCGTGACGTCACCTCCGGTGGCGGGTTCGGAATCCCGATGACCGTCCGCTGGTGTCCGTCGACCGAGATGGTCGTGACGGGGAGGACGTACTCGCCGCTGTCGGCCGCTTGGCGGGCGGCGTCGACGGAGTCGAACGACTCGACCGTGCCCGGTGAGTCGAACTCGGCGGCGATGGCCGTCGTCTGCCCGGCCATCGCCAACCCGAGGAGCGTCACCCCCGTCAGGAAGGCGATGGTGACGGCGACGACGAGGACGGCGAGTCGGTCACGGCGTGACCACCGGAGGACGAGGGCCTGTCGGTACCCCATTCACCCGGGAGTCGAGACCGCGGCGGGACGCGAGCGGTGCGGGGTCGTTCCATCGAGAGGCATGGTCACGCTTGCTCCTGGCCCTGCCCCGGTGCGGTGACGTTGACCCAGAGGTGGAGCTCGCGGTACGCGTTCTCCGTCGTCGGTGTCGCGGGCGGGGCTCCCTGGTACAACATATACGTCAGCCGAAGCCGTTCGCCCGTCAGCTCGGGCGTCACCGAGTGCTGGCGCTGCCAGGTCTCGTTGTGTGCGGTCTCCACCTCGAACGTCCGTAACCGCTCCCGGTCGAGTATCCGCGTCGAGTTGTTCTCCACCTCGACGTCGTGGAGTTCGGCGACGACCGTGTACGACTGCTGGCGGTGTTCTTGATTGCCCACGCCGACGACGAGCGGCGTCGACTCACCGGCGACGAGGTCTGTCGGGTAGCCGTCGGCGACCAGTTCGCCGTCTTCGCCCTCGGTCAGGAGGTAGAACTCGGTGAACGCTTCACCCTGTTTCGGGACGGCCACCGCGTAGCCGACGCTACTGACGGCCAACACGAGCGAGATCACGAGGATGACGTTCAGTGCGCCGTCAGTGCGCGTCTCCGGTTCGAGTAGCTCCGTCTTCCCCGCCTGGAGCCACGCACGCCACGGGACGGCGAACCGCTCCTCTGTGGGGAGTTCGAGTCGCCGGCGCGTGGCGACAGCCGTGAGC includes:
- a CDS encoding DUF1616 domain-containing protein yields the protein MDDDVRWSLLAPPWLRRVPADLAALVGLTLLTAGAVFLPVVRDTPLRVVLGLPFVLFVPGYALVAALFPEAGSDSTADDELDSSGITGLERVALSFGVSIAVVPLVGLVLNFTPFGIRLVPIVVSLTALVLVLTAVATRRRLELPTEERFAVPWRAWLQAGKTELLEPETRTDGALNVILVISLVLAVSSVGYAVAVPKQGEAFTEFYLLTEGEDGELVADGYPTDLVAGESTPLVVGVGNQEHRQQSYTVVAELHDVEVENNSTRILDRERLRTFEVETAHNETWQRQHSVTPELTGERLRLTYMLYQGAPPATPTTENAYRELHLWVNVTAPGQGQEQA